The genomic stretch aacACTAATCATGCGATTAAGTTCAACTAGCCATAACACAGTGTTCATACAGAACAGTTAAAAACGTACTGCCAAGGAACATCGCCAACAAGCATCCAGTCATCATCCTTGTCCTCGAAAGTCAGAACAAATTCAGAACCACTGAGAAGATCCATCAATCGACTCACACTCAGACCATCTCGCTCTGGAAGTCCATTAGAACTGCACTGCCCTGAATCACAGATAATCACAACGTTAAGCAAAAACGCATCTGATTTACTTTAAACACCGTATAAAACATTTAATACACCCTAATGCAGTCTCACTGCTCGGCAGCTAGTTTCGTTCTGGTACTAGCCTATTAAAACACCAACCTTAAGTTAATTTCTGGATCAAACCGTACTGGACAGGCGTTGTACACCAAACTAAGTCGTGGTATAACTCAGTCTGCATGTGCATGCCTGCCTGCACacgagaaaaagagagagaagagtacCAATGGTGAAGCAGCTAAACATCTTCTCCAGAGCCATGGAAAGTTCAGTGTAGTTGTTGTAGGTTTTAAGGTCAACTTTTCGCAGGTATGGAGCGCCGTCCATGCTAACCTTCACATAAAGGCACCCGGACCCTTGTTTGCCCGCAGCGTCATCGTTGTTTTTCGCCAGACTAGAGGCCATGGAATTCTTCCGAAATGATCGAATTGGGGGCCATCCTACCACCTGTGCCCTGCTACAAGTGTAAGAATTAATTGCTAAGCTTACAAGTTATTACAAAGGGAGAAGATTAGCAGATAAATTAACATTTTTCAAATGAATCGCTTTATTCTGAATGCTGAAGACTTGATGCAGAAAACATTAGTAATCAAATTGCGGGATGGTAAAACTTTCAACcacaaaaggaaaaataaagtaCAACAAGTTCAGgggaaaaaacccagaaaaaatcTAAGGGAACGACCAAATGAGTTCATATACAAATATTAGAGATGGATTTTTGTCCAAATCTTATTAAACATTGTTGTCCTCGACACCAAACAAATATTCTCAGTTAGACCAGTCACTTCCTAACGAGGAAAGTAAAAATTTGAGGATTATTTAATAACtattgtgtttaatttttagtAAGATTTTAAAAGATACTAGGTGCAGTGGGACGACGGGTTAGGATCTAGCGCATAGGCGGTTAGGTGGGGGTCTAGGCGAATTAGGCGGAAttgaataaatttattatatattgtataaataagtgttaacttatacttaaaaaatacataatttcattagaatataaattgtaaaacaaaatgacatagattataaagtattaaaacataatgaaaacatggtgAACACGCATATAATCTGTGTTCATCTctaagtatttaacaagtctcttaaaatttattgaaagaaaaaaatagaaaataaaagttatgtattttctatctaagtgaaaATCCCAACTTAGGCTAGGTGCTTAGGAAGTCTAGGTGGCCATCTAAACAGGTATAGacgctctttcttaatttttaaatgttcAAGAATTAATCGGAACAATGACCGACCGTTTAACGTCTAAGCtaagatttttagaataatgatttttagtttttagtttaatttttatgttggataaagagaataaatacatgagatatttttgttttaattcactcttaattatttcttctccctccAATTACGCTTACTTGTTCCCCATTTTCTCGTACTTCAAGCACAAAAGtgaaaataacaaactaaaaataagataGTTACCAAAAGGGGCAcgaaattttgtttctttttattgttgTCGAATCAAATTTctcagaaataaaaattaacccAGCAAACACAAACAATTAAGAAGGGAgtaaaaaggttaaaaaaaaaaaaaaacagaaaagctTACTTGCAAGAAGGAGAAGCAGCAGCATGCTCAGAGGCCAGAGTGTTCTTCTTCTCCAACTGAGCTGCTGGCTTTGGCGACAGAGGAACGGAAGAAACCTCCTTCTTGGCTAATGGAGAACCCAAGACTCCTGCTTTACCCACATCAACCTCAGATCCATTACTCATGGTAAAAACCCATTTCTCAGAACACCCATCAATGGCGTCAGAGAATCCCCTTTTTGCCCCTGACACAGGGTTCTTTGGAGGGTTTGGAGAAAACGCAGTTGGCTTGTTATTCTCCtccaaatctttcccaaaaAATGAGACCCCAAGTCCAAGCCCTGATGGTTTTTTCCTGTCAGGAGAGTGGGACCCAGGCAGGCCAAGCCTGAGCTCAGTCTCCTTGAGGTTGATGGCGGAGGAAGAGGTCTTCTCTTCCTCTGCTCTGGTGGACGAGAGGGCAGAGGAAGTGGAAGATGAAATCTTCTCAGAGCTTCTTTCCATTGGAGAAGATGAAGTCTCTGTTAGGCCTATGTAATCATGCTCCAGTGGCCTAGACATCAAgttttttcaaccaattttttaCCTCAAAGTATCAGACTTTGTGAGAGAAGTGAATGAACTCGGAGAcgttcgagagagagagagagagagagagtaggcaGAGTCTGTCTGGTTAAGCTGGTTTTTGTTGAGGCAGAAAGTAAGCTTCTTTTAAGCCTTTCTGCTGCTGCATTATTCTTTtccattttattaaaaactcTCCGAACCTTTTTCTTCATATCGCAGTTTGCAACAATGATGAaagtaattttatatatttgttgtttaattaaaaatagaaaaggttTCTTTTAATGGACCATCATAATACcaattctttttaattaaacacTCATGTTTACTTCCTTTTTTGGCAATTTAGATTTAATTCATGATGCTATTCAAAATATAATACTTGTATTATTCATTTGTATATTTTATAACTAATAATGATATTTAACCTTATCATTTTGTACAGATGATTGGATTGAAATCGACAATTCTTAAAATTTAAGGCATAATAAAGGTAGAGTTCaatagtttttcattttcaggAAATTAGATATGAAGGTTACATCTCCCTTTCAATTCTTACCGTTTTGGGGATTTGATGAGCTTTCTTCTTGATTAATTTATCTTCTACCTCCAAACttgttgcaattttttttttcagtttacaTACCTTCAAAATAGTGTCGTATGCGTTACAATCCAATTCTTTGTATCAAACCAAACTTAATGTTTATGACCTATAGTACGTGGATAATAATATCACGTTATAATGTAATTGCCAAAGTAAAAAACTTGTTATACATTAACATGTGTAGCTATTGCTCATACTATACCTTATCTCTATGAGATGTTCACCATATCCTTTACCGATATAATAATATGTGATGCTAAATAGCCAAAAAGAAAAGACTTCACTAAAATTCGATTGTCATTCACCACTACGACGttcaataaattaatttatcaaTTACATGTATATATAGGCTACAATGCTTGTATATATCTAACACAATCATCATCTGACAATTAGATATAattcatgtttatatatattttatataatcaCTATCTAACCTTTAAAAcgataattatattaaatttaataaaaataataatcatatGAAATACTATTATCGTCAAATTCGTAAATATTTCATCGGAAGAATTAAAATACAAACCCACATAAACTGAATTTATTTTTTAGCTAATGgaatttttataatattaattggAGGCAAGACCACCGACAGAAGTCTGCGTAC from Pyrus communis chromosome 7, drPyrComm1.1, whole genome shotgun sequence encodes the following:
- the LOC137739996 gene encoding auxin-responsive protein IAA21-like isoform X2 gives rise to the protein MSRPLEHDYIGLTETSSSPMERSSEKISSSTSSALSSTRAEEEKTSSSAINLKETELRLGLPGSHSPDRKKPSGLGLGVSFFGKDLEENNKPTAFSPNPPKNPVSGAKRGFSDAIDGCSEKWVFTMSNGSEVDVGKAGVLGSPLAKKEVSSVPLSPKPAAQLEKKNTLASEHAAASPSCKAQVVGWPPIRSFRKNSMASSLAKNNDDAAGKQGSGCLYVKVSMDGAPYLRKVDLKTYNNYTELSMALEKMFSCFTIGQCSSNGLPERDGLSVSRLMDLLSGSEFVLTFEDKDDDWMLVGDVPWQMFTETCRRLRIMKGSEAIGLAPSATGKCKNRN
- the LOC137739996 gene encoding auxin-responsive protein IAA21-like isoform X1, translated to MSRPLEHDYIGLTETSSSPMERSSEKISSSTSSALSSTRAEEEKTSSSAINLKETELRLGLPGSHSPDRKKPSGLGLGVSFFGKDLEENNKPTAFSPNPPKNPVSGAKRGFSDAIDGCSEKWVFTMSNGSEVDVGKAGVLGSPLAKKEVSSVPLSPKPAAQLEKKNTLASEHAAASPSCNRAQVVGWPPIRSFRKNSMASSLAKNNDDAAGKQGSGCLYVKVSMDGAPYLRKVDLKTYNNYTELSMALEKMFSCFTIGQCSSNGLPERDGLSVSRLMDLLSGSEFVLTFEDKDDDWMLVGDVPWQMFTETCRRLRIMKGSEAIGLAPSATGKCKNRN